In Acidaminococcus fermentans DSM 20731, one genomic interval encodes:
- a CDS encoding GntR family transcriptional regulator has protein sequence MKNVGKIHLLPAREQVASYLRKAILRREIPEGSVLTLEETARHMGVSATPVREALQLLASQGLVKLRPNKGAVVLGMDEKAIRDHFAVREILEREAAALAARPGSDLTEVEQVYAGMEKCMEEHRYGDYKHYNESFHMALWEAADNPKLARILASLWNGLSLGFLMTETDYAKISFFEHRQLMEALRAHDPEKARKLMDEHMERSMENILTNYREQVGKKL, from the coding sequence ATGAAAAACGTGGGGAAGATCCATCTCCTGCCGGCCCGGGAACAGGTGGCTTCCTATCTGCGGAAAGCCATCCTCCGCCGGGAGATCCCGGAAGGCAGTGTGCTGACCCTGGAAGAGACCGCCCGGCACATGGGGGTCTCCGCCACTCCGGTCCGGGAAGCCCTCCAGCTTCTGGCCAGCCAGGGACTGGTGAAGCTGCGGCCCAACAAGGGAGCGGTGGTGCTGGGAATGGATGAAAAGGCCATCCGGGACCATTTTGCCGTCCGGGAAATCCTGGAACGGGAAGCCGCCGCCCTGGCCGCCCGGCCCGGCAGTGACCTGACGGAAGTGGAACAGGTCTATGCCGGCATGGAAAAGTGCATGGAAGAGCACCGGTACGGGGACTACAAGCACTACAACGAAAGCTTCCATATGGCCCTGTGGGAGGCGGCGGACAATCCCAAACTGGCCCGGATTCTGGCCAGCCTGTGGAACGGGCTTTCCCTGGGGTTCCTGATGACGGAAACCGATTATGCCAAGATCTCCTTCTTTGAACACCGGCAGCTGATGGAAGCCCTCCGGGCCCATGATCCGGAAAAGGCCCGGAAGCTCATGGACGAACACATGGAACGGAGCATGGAAAACATCCTCACCAACTACCGGGAGCAGGTGGGGAAAAAGCTTTAG
- a CDS encoding SLC13 family permease translates to MSPIAITLTLLVCVIILFVTEKLPLAVTSMLALMVLVLTGVLSPKDAFAGFVDNNLILFVAMFIIGGAFFETGMANKVGGIVTRFASSERQLIVAVMLVTGIMSGFLSNTGTAAILIPVVIGIASKSGFARSRLLLPLIFAAAMGGNLSIIGAPGNLLGKSALEAIGQDISFFEYGFVGFPILLIGTAFFATVGYRFLPQRQGKTGESIYDKTPDFSQVPAWKQKVSLIVMVLTIIAMIFEKQIGIKFYLSGCIGALVLVTLGVISEKQAYQSIDLQTLFVYGGTLALAKALAKTGAGKAVADGVIGLLGSNASPLLLLAVILLLSCVMTNFMSNFGTAALLIPISVNISEAMGADPKAVIVATVIGASLAFATPIGMPANMMVFAPGGYTFNDYVKAGIPMVIIGYIVSLILLPILFPFYP, encoded by the coding sequence ATGTCACCCATTGCCATTACCCTGACCCTTCTGGTCTGTGTCATTATCCTGTTCGTCACCGAAAAACTTCCCCTGGCCGTCACGTCCATGCTGGCCCTGATGGTGCTGGTGCTCACCGGCGTGCTGAGTCCCAAGGATGCCTTTGCCGGCTTTGTGGACAACAACCTGATCCTGTTCGTGGCCATGTTCATCATCGGCGGTGCCTTTTTTGAAACGGGCATGGCCAACAAGGTGGGGGGCATCGTTACCCGGTTCGCCAGCTCCGAACGGCAGCTGATTGTGGCAGTGATGCTGGTCACCGGCATCATGAGCGGCTTCCTGTCCAACACGGGCACTGCCGCCATCCTGATCCCGGTGGTCATCGGCATCGCTTCCAAATCCGGCTTTGCCCGGTCCCGGCTCCTGCTGCCCCTGATCTTCGCCGCCGCCATGGGCGGTAACCTGTCCATCATCGGGGCTCCCGGGAACCTGCTGGGGAAAAGCGCCCTGGAAGCCATCGGCCAGGACATCAGCTTCTTTGAATACGGTTTCGTGGGCTTTCCCATCCTGCTGATCGGCACTGCCTTCTTTGCCACGGTAGGTTACCGGTTCCTGCCGCAGCGGCAGGGGAAGACCGGGGAAAGCATCTACGACAAGACGCCGGATTTCTCCCAGGTCCCGGCCTGGAAACAAAAAGTTTCCCTGATCGTCATGGTGCTTACCATCATCGCAATGATCTTTGAAAAACAGATCGGCATCAAATTCTACCTGTCCGGCTGCATCGGTGCCCTTGTGCTGGTCACCCTGGGTGTCATCAGTGAAAAACAGGCGTACCAGTCCATCGACCTCCAGACCCTGTTCGTGTACGGTGGCACCCTGGCCCTGGCCAAGGCTCTGGCCAAAACCGGCGCCGGCAAGGCGGTGGCCGACGGGGTGATTGGTCTCCTGGGATCCAACGCTTCCCCGCTGCTGCTTTTGGCGGTGATTCTGCTGCTCAGCTGCGTCATGACCAACTTCATGAGCAACTTTGGTACGGCGGCCCTGCTGATCCCCATTTCCGTGAATATTTCCGAAGCCATGGGGGCGGACCCCAAGGCGGTGATCGTAGCCACGGTCATCGGCGCTTCCCTGGCTTTTGCCACCCCCATTGGCATGCCTGCCAACATGATGGTGTTCGCCCCCGGGGGATACACCTTCAACGATTACGTGAAGGCCGGCATTCCCATGGTGATCATCGGCTACATCGTCTCTCTCATCCTGCTGCCCATCCTGTTCCCTTTCTATCCCTGA